CTTCAATAAAACgaaatctccaacttgaaattcaatAGGACGCTTCCTTTTGTCTCCATAAGCTTTTTGCCGATCCTGGGCTGCTTTCAAACGAGCTCTAATCAATTCAATCTTCTCATTTGTCAATGCTATTAAATCATTTGGCGCGAGCTCCCTTTGCCCTACTTcaccccaacatacgggagttctacaTTTTCTCCCATACAGTAATTCGTACGGCGCCATTTTAATGCCActgtggtaactattgttataagaaaattccactagcggtaaatggtcatcccaatttcctccaaAATCTAAAGCACACGCCCTCAACATATCGATAAGTGTTTGGATGGTTCTTTCTGACTGACCGTCAGTTTGAGGGTGGTAGGCGGTACTTATGTGCAACCTCGTTCCCACACTCTCATGAAATCTTTGCTAGTAGCGAGAGGTAAATCTAGTATCACGATCCGAGATGATTGACACGGGCACCCCATGTCGAGATACGACTTCGTTCATGTAGACCTCCGCCATCTTTTCGGAAGAATAAGCttctttaatgggtaggaaatgggcGCTTTTCGTAagtcgatctacgattacccatattgtatcatgccCCTTTTTCGTTCTTGGAAGCTTGGTTACCAAATCCATTGTTAGTTCCTCCCACTTCCACAACGGTATCCCCAAGAGTTGTGATTCCCCGtagggcttttggtgttccgccttcaCTTGAGAGCACGTTAAGCATTTTGCGACATACTTAACGATAtcgcgtttcatgcccggccaccaataattggtTTTTAGAtctcgatacatctttgtagccctAGGGTGGACCGAataacgtgacttatgtgcttcgtcgaGTAGTGCGGCCTTGACTTCACAAAATCGGGGTATCCAGATTCGGCCGAATCGCGTTTTGAGTCCGGTCGAATTTTCTTCTAATTTATCAATTACGCCTTTTAATCTTTCTTTCTTTAAGTCTTCTTCTCCAAGAGACTTTATTTGAGATTCACGTATCGTTTCGAACAATCGTGGCGTAACTATCATCTTCATGGACTTTACACGGAGAGGAGACGGATACTCTTTTCGGCTTAACGCATCGGCTACCACGTTTGCTTTCCCCGGGTGATagaggatatcacaatcataatctttgataagttccagccatcttcgttgcctcatattcaaatctttctgctCAAAGAAATATTTGAGGCTTTTATGATCTGAGTAAATCGTACATTTCGTACCGTATACGTAGTGCCTCCAGACTTTTAAGGCGAACACTACCGCTGCCAATTCCAGATCATGTGTTGGGTAGTTTACCTCGTGAGGCTTTAATTGCCGCGAAGCATATGCAATAACCTTTCccctttgcatcaaaacacaacctAACCCCTGGTGTgaagcatctgaataaacaacCAGGTCTTCAGTTCCATCTGGTAATGTCAGGACCGGAGGACTCGACAACCTCTCCTTTAGTATACGAAAGGCCTCTTCCTGTTCCTTACCCCACacaaacttttctttctttctcgtCAGCCTGGTTAAGGGTAGagctatctttgagaaatcctgtatgaaccgCCTATAGTATCCCGCGAGGCCTAGGAAACTCCTTATTTCAGTCGGGCTTTTTGGGGAAAGCCATCTCACTACAGCATCAATCTTTGATGGATCCACTAAAACACCTTCCGCATTAATCACGTGGCCTAAAAACTGCACTTCCCTGAGCCAGAAggcgcattttgaaaattttgcgtaAAGTTTCTCCTTGCGGAGAATTTCGAGTACTTCACGCAAATGCCTTGCATGCTCAGCTTTGCTTCGCGAGTAGACTAGGATATCATCTATGAACACGATTACCGATTTGTCTAACATGGGTCGGCAcacccggttcataagatccataaacgcAGCCGGCGCGTTCGTCAATCCGAACGACATGACTAGAAATTCATAGTGCCCGTAACGGGTtcaaaatgcagtctttggaatatcctcttcccgtactctaacttgatggtaccccgaacgcaggtctatcttggagaaccagctcgccccttgtaattgatcgaaaaggtCGTCGATTCTcggtaaagggtagcggttctttatgGTCAGTTTGTTtaattctctatagtcgatgcacatacgcatcgacccgtctttctttttaacaaaaaggacgggtgctccccaaggcgacacacttgggcgtataaagcctttatcTAGAAGATCTTGCAACTGTGTCATCAGTTCTCGCATCTCGGtgggagcaagtctatagggagCTTTTGCAACTGGCTTCGCGTCCGGGTTTAATTCGATGCGAAACTCTATCTCCCTTTCGGGAGGAAGTCCCGGCAATTCTTCCGGGAATACATCCGGAAATTCGTTCACGACCTCAACGTCTTCAAGCTTCGGGAGAGTTTGTTGGGCATCTCCTACAAAGCTAAGTATGCTCTACTCCCGTTAAGTACGTACTTATAAGCTTGGACCAAGGTACACAACTTAGTTTCTACGTTTCTCTCCCCTTGAATACTTAATTGTTTTCCACTTGGAGCTTGAATAAGCATCACTTTATTTTCACAGTTGATCTCCACATGATGTCGCgccaaccaatccatccccacgatcaTTTTAAATTCCCCCAAAACCATAGGTATAAGGTCGATGTCAAATTCTTCATCTTCTATAGTGAATTTACAATTTCTACAAACCTCATGTAACATATACATCTTACTATCGGCTATTTCTACTTCTAGAGGTATTGGCATTCGTTCGATCTTAAAGGACGGATGTTGTATAATTTCATTCGAAATAAATGACATAGTAGCTCCAGTATCGAATAGAACATAAACCGGTATGGAGTTTAGTAAAAAGATACCTGAAATCACATTCGGGTGAGACTTGGCTTCTTCGGATGTAATTTGGAACATCCTACCCTTGGCCCTAGAACCTTCTTGTTTCTTATCTTCCTTCTTCGATTCTTGCTGGAGTTTCGGGCACTCAgacttgatgtgccccttttcgaaACAGTTAAAGCAAGTCTTTGGGCTACTCGGGCATTGATAAGATGAGTGCCCCTCCTTACCGCATTTGTAACATCCCTTCTTACCCAATAAACACTCCCCAGTATGGAGCTTTCCACAAGTCTTGCAAGGAGTGATCCCACCTTTCGACTTTTCCTTCCTCCCTTGGTCTTGAAACCTTCCCCTTTTTGATGGACTCGAGCTCATACCTTTTTCACTTGGCCTCTTCTCACCACGTTCTTCTTGCCTTCTAATTTCAATTTCTCTATCCCGCGCCAAATTAATAAGCTCATCAAGGGTTTCACATTTCGAGGGAGTGATGAATTCCCTAAATTCTGCCTTCAGTATCCCATAAAAGCGATTGATCTTCATTCTTTCGGTTTGCACAAACTCCGTACAGAACTTCATTTTATCCAAGAAAATACTAGATATCTCATTTATCGTCTCGTTTTTCTGTCGGAGTCGTAGGAAATGTTCTTGAATCTTATCGATGGCTGACTGAGGGCAATGGTACTTCATGAAAGGTTCTTTAAATTCTTGCCAAGTCATTGTCTGAAGTTTGTCTTCGCCTATATCCTTACTATAAGcatcccaccagtctttcgcttgaAAGGTGAGTTGCCCCGTAGcgaacatcacttgatcctcctcATCACACCGGCTTCGTTTGAATACCGCCTCCATGCTCAAGATCCACCTTTGGCACATTACCGGATCAATTTTGCCATCGTAAGTGGTGGGTTTACACGCCATAAAGTCTTTATATGTACATCGTCGACCTTTATCCTTTCCTTTAAACCCTTCCATTAATTCTTTTAACTCTTCGATCTTACTTGTCATCATAGCATCTACTATTCCCAAGACTCTACTTTCTACCTCTTGAGCTAATCGTGGGAGATTGGCTTCTATAACCCCTTCAGCTACTTCCGTGACTTTGCTCTCAAGTGCTTCTTGTCTAATcgtatcatcaccatcattaacgTTGCTTGCATCAGCCATCTATACAACAGCATATTTTTGTTTAGTACAATTCATAGACTTTTAGTATATCAATGTTCATTAGTCCATATTTACTTAATCCACCTCATATTATTCGGTTCATCACTTTCTACTTTTCACGAATTCATCCTTGTTGAATTCACTAATTGTGATTTCACACACACCTAGCAAGTCTTTAACGAATTCTATTTAATCGTAGGATAAGTTCTTGGATAGCCCGGGAccacaaaatatgaaaaacaaaaaaaaaaatcagaaatcGACATTTtgtaagccgtcggcgacggcaaggatgcccgtcggcgacgggctcatAAAATAGGCGTCGGGGACTTTTACCCGTCGGCAGGGTGTTAAGGCGTCGGACGAAGGCATGGCGTCGGCGACGGGTGtctagccgtcggcgacggccagcCGTTTTGTTAATTCGCTGCAGCTCTTTGTTTTATCATTTTGGCTCTTTCTCGAGTCCATTTTCCAGCTGCACTGGTCTCGAGACCTCTTATTCCACCCCAACATTATTTTATAGCATACATAGCTTAAAACATTAACCGTGAATAAGTTATACATTCTTATACTAAACGTATAGTCAAAGCTTTACCTTGTTGACGATCTCGGAGCGAGCACACTTTTGCGTGAGCCagaggtttgagttcaagcattatCATCCtcgctcgaatccctcaaaccttggctctgataccaacttgttacgccccaTTTCTCTAATTTCGACATATAAAATAAATAGGAAAATTTAAGGAAAAATTCGGCATGACCTATTCGTTTAAAACCATTAACCCCCTGTTATACATACCAAACTTCAACGTTTAACATTCTTGACAAAAACCCAAAACGAACAAAGCCTACATTGGACACGACATGACTTCGACTACCAAGTTTTTACCCAACAACGAAGTTATCAACATACTACATAAACCTAGTTACATATGACCAAAAC
Above is a window of Helianthus annuus cultivar XRQ/B chromosome 14, HanXRQr2.0-SUNRISE, whole genome shotgun sequence DNA encoding:
- the LOC110881448 gene encoding uncharacterized protein LOC110881448, coding for MADASNVNDGDDTIRQEALESKVTEVAEGVIEANLPRLAQEVESRVLGIVDAMMTSKIEELKELMEGFKGKDKGRRCTYKDFMACKPTTYDGKIDPVMCQRWILSMEAVFKRSRCDEEDQVMFATGQLTFQAKDWWDAYSKDIGEDKLQTMTWQEFKEPFMKYHCPQSAIDKIQEHFLRLRQKNETINEISSIFLDKMKFCTEFVQTERMKINRFYGILKAEFREFITPSKCETLDELINLARDREIEIRRQEERGEKRPSEKGMSSSPSKRGRFQDQGRKEKSKGGITPCKTCGKLHTGECLLGKKGCYKCGKEGHSSYQCPSSPKTCFNCFEKGHIKSECPKLQQESKKEDKKQEGSRAKGRMFQITSEEAKSHPNVISGIFLLNSIPVYVLFDTGATMSFISNEIIQHPSFKIERMPIPLEVEIADSKMYMLHEVCRNCKFTIEDEEFDIDLIPMVLGEFKMIVGMDWLARHHVEINCENKVMLIQAPSGKQLSIQGERNVETKLCTLVQAYKYVLNGSRAYLAL